One genomic segment of Ktedonobacterales bacterium includes these proteins:
- a CDS encoding helix-turn-helix domain-containing protein, which produces MTNKARIVRTSFPSHVIEKRMCYSVAASYYGLEQANSTGTKCGGIQMGCATKADRNVAMPKNNAPSLAGQFLKSYRKQYHLKQEQLAEALKVEPRTLRAWENGERQLNNINELYRIADLLGVDPEQLGSANSLIIPRTPEQIDEIIQHAWSLVEESRLREARAIIERLAQNVRTLITTEDPSLLRSLAPHLPQRGVHRF; this is translated from the coding sequence GTGACCAACAAAGCGAGGATCGTTAGAACATCTTTTCCTTCCCACGTCATTGAAAAACGTATGTGTTACTCTGTAGCTGCTTCTTATTATGGTTTAGAACAAGCCAACAGTACAGGCACAAAATGTGGCGGAATCCAAATGGGTTGCGCCACAAAAGCGGACAGGAATGTGGCTATGCCGAAGAACAACGCTCCATCACTCGCCGGCCAATTTCTCAAAAGCTACCGAAAGCAGTATCATCTGAAGCAAGAGCAGCTCGCAGAAGCCTTGAAAGTGGAACCGCGCACCCTCCGTGCTTGGGAGAATGGAGAGAGGCAGCTCAACAATATCAATGAACTCTACCGTATTGCAGACCTGCTAGGCGTTGACCCAGAGCAGCTTGGATCAGCAAACTCCCTTATTATCCCAAGGACGCCAGAACAAATCGATGAGATCATTCAGCATGCCTGGTCACTCGTCGAGGAGTCGCGCTTACGTGAAGCACGAGCGATCATAGAGCGCCTGGCACAAAATGTCCGTACCCTCATCACCACAGAAGACCCCAGCCTCTTACGAAGCCTTGCCCCACACCTACCACAGCGCGGGGTACATCGTTTCTGA
- a CDS encoding excisionase family DNA-binding protein, with protein sequence MATQQQTVKLLLTPREAANSLGIGVTLLYELLSRNRIRSVKVGRLRRIPVSALEAYIASELEQEHGNQAWQ encoded by the coding sequence ATGGCTACACAACAGCAGACGGTTAAATTGCTTTTGACGCCCAGGGAAGCGGCAAACTCTTTAGGTATCGGTGTGACACTCCTCTACGAGTTGCTAAGCCGAAACCGTATCAGGAGCGTGAAGGTTGGCAGGCTCCGGCGTATCCCTGTTTCGGCGCTGGAAGCCTATATCGCCTCAGAATTGGAGCAAGAACATGGGAACCAGGCGTGGCAATAA
- a CDS encoding type ISP restriction/modification enzyme, translating into MSARRRSLAANQHWGDYLTECLYRPFDNRTYYHHEDVVELPRGEVMRHMLAGKNAGIITNRLVNDTFEHVLCTNRIINDCTLSLESKERSYLFPLYLYPDAPKDGLWGEGQMSSAPGGRRANLSPAFIEDAKTRLGMAWVEDGKGDRQQTFGPEDVFSYLYAVFHSPTYRERYGEFLKIDFPRLPLTSNADLFRALCALGDELVRLHLLEGQIPLTTNYPVKGDDLVDTVQYTPPVPDKEPGRVWINKTQYFAGVPPEVWEFHVGGYQVCQKWLKDRKGRTLTHAEKEHYQKIITALAETIRLMAAVDEAIEEQGGWPMS; encoded by the coding sequence CTGTCAGCAAGAAGGCGGTCTCTTGCTGCCAACCAACACTGGGGTGATTACCTCACTGAGTGCCTCTATCGGCCTTTCGACAATCGAACCTATTACCACCATGAGGATGTGGTAGAGTTACCTCGAGGCGAGGTTATGCGCCATATGCTTGCTGGGAAAAATGCAGGGATTATCACTAATCGGCTAGTAAATGACACTTTTGAACACGTACTTTGCACAAATCGCATTATCAATGATTGCACGCTCTCACTGGAGAGCAAAGAGCGGTCATATCTTTTTCCTCTCTACCTTTACCCCGATGCTCCCAAAGATGGGCTATGGGGTGAGGGGCAGATGTCATCTGCTCCGGGTGGTCGTCGCGCAAACCTCTCACCAGCTTTTATTGAAGATGCCAAGACTCGGCTGGGAATGGCCTGGGTTGAGGATGGTAAGGGAGACCGCCAGCAAACATTCGGTCCAGAGGACGTGTTCAGCTACCTGTATGCCGTCTTCCACTCGCCCACCTACCGCGAGCGGTATGGAGAGTTCCTGAAAATCGATTTTCCGCGCCTGCCGCTCACCTCAAATGCCGATCTCTTCCGGGCGCTCTGCGCGCTGGGCGATGAACTGGTGCGGCTGCACCTGCTGGAAGGACAGATACCCCTCACGACCAACTATCCGGTCAAGGGCGATGACCTGGTAGACACTGTACAGTATACACCACCTGTGCCAGACAAGGAACCGGGGCGTGTCTGGATCAACAAGACCCAGTACTTTGCGGGCGTGCCACCAGAGGTCTGGGAGTTTCACGTCGGCGGCTATCAGGTTTGCCAGAAGTGGCTGAAGGACCGCAAGGGGCGCACGCTGACCCACGCCGAAAAGGAACACTACCAGAAGATCATCACCGCACTGGCCGAAACCATCCGCCTGATGGCGGCAGTTGACGAAGCTATTGAGGAACAGGGCGGCTGGCCGATGAGCTAA
- a CDS encoding zinc-binding dehydrogenase produces MRSIRAVLTGSSLPERLVIRDVDFPAASSSEALVRVKTISLNRGEVRNISTSEAGWRPGWDLAGIIEKEAADGSGPRAGSRVVGIVHSGAWAEVVAVPTTQLAEIPDSLAFAEAATLPVAGLTALWTLELGGLLLDRRVLVTGASGGVGHFACQLAQQAGAQVIGVVRQPGREATAKAAGANQVVVSEDLSEAHEFGPYDLILESVGGRSLASALTLLAPGGKCVTYGVSGSSEATFDVGHFFLTGGVSLYGFNIFYELSQKSLVEDLGRLVRLIASGQLHPHIAIEASWTQIGEVAQQLLNRQFIGKAILYVSS; encoded by the coding sequence ATGCGTTCTATTCGCGCTGTTCTTACTGGTTCTTCTTTACCGGAGCGCCTGGTTATCCGGGACGTCGATTTTCCTGCTGCTTCGTCTTCTGAGGCGCTTGTTCGGGTGAAAACGATCTCGCTCAATCGCGGCGAAGTTCGTAACATCTCAACTTCTGAGGCAGGCTGGAGGCCAGGGTGGGACCTGGCAGGAATCATTGAGAAGGAGGCAGCCGACGGCTCGGGGCCGCGTGCGGGCTCCAGGGTGGTTGGAATAGTTCACTCTGGAGCCTGGGCGGAAGTAGTAGCAGTACCGACGACGCAGCTGGCTGAAATACCAGATTCACTCGCATTTGCCGAGGCCGCAACACTACCAGTTGCCGGTCTGACTGCCCTGTGGACCCTCGAACTCGGAGGTCTCCTGCTTGATCGCAGGGTCTTAGTTACTGGAGCCTCAGGTGGCGTTGGTCATTTTGCCTGTCAACTTGCTCAGCAGGCAGGAGCACAGGTGATTGGCGTGGTTCGGCAGCCAGGTCGTGAAGCGACCGCCAAAGCAGCAGGAGCCAATCAGGTAGTCGTCAGTGAAGATTTGTCTGAAGCCCATGAATTTGGCCCATATGATCTGATCCTGGAATCGGTTGGCGGTCGTTCACTCGCAAGCGCCCTCACCTTGCTTGCGCCAGGAGGGAAGTGTGTCACTTATGGGGTCTCGGGTAGTTCGGAAGCCACCTTTGACGTCGGCCACTTCTTCTTGACCGGAGGAGTAAGCCTCTACGGCTTTAATATCTTCTACGAACTCTCCCAGAAATCCCTGGTTGAGGACCTCGGTCGCTTAGTTCGCCTGATTGCATCTGGACAGCTTCATCCCCATATCGCCATAGAAGCTTCCTGGACGCAGATTGGTGAGGTAGCGCAGCAGTTACTGAATCGTCAGTTCATCGGAAAAGCGATCTTGTACGTTTCGAGTTAG